A stretch of the Duncaniella dubosii genome encodes the following:
- a CDS encoding RagB/SusD family nutrient uptake outer membrane protein, with protein sequence MKNRYIIGGLAVALMTPALVSCGDDFLSEEPITNISSVTVNTSEEGANAAVTGLVRQMQRQFTDLKNGNLNASGETFFANIYGEALGPDNNVGEATNYMRTGIKPANFRYATGWWPSWMYKYCYSIIGSANSILTNLSEDPTNDNELWLKASALTMRAHAYTRLMQVYAPRWIDSNNGEKHCIVLRIKSGEPNEKQFNTCNEVYDQLYKDLNDAIAYFEKSSKKRGNQLFFVDENVARGIYARLALLKDDYQTAQKMAHDARQDYTIMSEKDYLSGFSTQNDEWMWAPAMDPLGIYYWGFGAHYACNGHYVKSWGYSSSMQYSLYKHFSETDVRSQLYFGPLCVKHAPEIAAKYGVTEEDFFNPNNYSNQTYGISITGSGSSPKGKNKAMWDFIKEYGKRFASLRPEDIKGIYLTNSKGLSIGVQYKFQGLPDGYTSCWPPYMRAGEMLLIEAEAAYHNSDYSTTVSCLTELMAKRDPNYTIPATSGEALLDEVKLQRRLELWGEGFNWFDYKRWNEVIEYKAFDKNNIENMGSYPTTVAATYQPDFMNGWRAAIPQAEFTYNTMADPTLVGQ encoded by the coding sequence ATGAAAAATAGATATATTATCGGTGGTCTGGCAGTGGCACTGATGACACCGGCATTAGTTTCATGCGGCGACGACTTCCTCAGCGAGGAACCTATAACAAATATCTCCTCTGTGACCGTGAATACTTCCGAGGAGGGAGCCAACGCGGCTGTAACCGGTCTTGTACGCCAGATGCAGCGTCAGTTCACCGACCTGAAGAACGGCAACCTCAACGCTTCAGGCGAAACATTCTTTGCCAATATCTACGGAGAGGCCCTCGGTCCTGACAACAACGTGGGAGAGGCTACAAACTATATGCGTACAGGCATCAAGCCTGCCAACTTCCGTTACGCGACAGGTTGGTGGCCATCATGGATGTATAAATACTGCTATTCCATAATCGGCTCGGCAAATTCCATCCTGACCAATCTTTCTGAAGATCCGACCAACGACAACGAGCTTTGGCTGAAAGCCTCCGCCCTTACCATGCGTGCCCACGCCTACACCCGCCTCATGCAAGTCTATGCTCCACGCTGGATCGACTCGAACAACGGAGAGAAACATTGCATCGTTTTACGCATCAAATCAGGCGAACCCAACGAAAAACAGTTCAACACCTGCAACGAGGTGTATGACCAACTCTACAAGGATCTCAACGATGCAATCGCCTACTTCGAGAAATCTTCCAAGAAACGCGGCAACCAGCTCTTCTTTGTCGACGAGAATGTGGCACGTGGAATCTACGCACGTCTCGCCCTACTGAAAGATGACTATCAGACTGCCCAGAAGATGGCTCACGACGCACGTCAGGACTACACCATCATGTCGGAAAAAGATTATCTGTCGGGCTTCTCCACCCAAAACGACGAATGGATGTGGGCCCCCGCCATGGATCCTTTAGGTATATATTACTGGGGCTTCGGTGCTCACTACGCATGCAACGGACATTATGTCAAGAGCTGGGGCTACTCCAGTTCGATGCAGTATTCGCTCTACAAGCACTTCAGCGAGACTGACGTCCGCTCTCAGCTCTACTTCGGACCTCTCTGCGTAAAGCACGCTCCTGAAATAGCGGCCAAATATGGTGTCACCGAAGAAGACTTCTTTAATCCCAACAACTATTCTAATCAGACATACGGCATCTCGATCACCGGCTCTGGCTCAAGCCCCAAAGGCAAGAACAAGGCTATGTGGGATTTTATAAAGGAATACGGCAAACGTTTCGCATCACTGCGTCCCGAGGATATCAAGGGAATCTACCTCACCAACAGCAAGGGTCTCTCAATCGGTGTCCAGTACAAGTTCCAAGGTCTTCCTGACGGCTATACTTCATGCTGGCCTCCCTACATGCGTGCCGGTGAAATGCTTCTCATCGAAGCAGAGGCTGCCTACCACAACAGTGACTACAGCACAACCGTAAGCTGTCTGACAGAGCTAATGGCCAAACGCGACCCCAACTACACAATCCCTGCCACATCAGGAGAGGCGCTTCTTGACGAAGTGAAACTCCAGCGCCGTCTCGAGCTCTGGGGCGAAGGCTTCAACTGGTTTGACTACAAACGCTGGAACGAGGTAATCGAATACAAAGCCTTTGACAAAAACAATATCGAGAACATGGGCAGCTATCCGACTACCGTTGCTGCCACATATCAGCCCGACTTCATGAACGGCTGGCGAGCAGCAATACCTCAGGCCGAATTCACCTATAACACGATGGCCGATCCAACCCTCGTAGGTCAATAA
- a CDS encoding SusC/RagA family TonB-linked outer membrane protein, which translates to MGGIKSFARPLLLIVCALWAISALAQTRNITGTVTDDSGDPMPGVSVLIKGTSTGMATDIDGKYSIKASKGSVIEFSYIGYITQSITVGERSVINITMKEDIKALDEVVVVAYGTASKESLTGSVAVISDKDIQRRPVTSVTSALEGMAPGVQVNGSTGTPGSSPSILIRGINSINGTTSPLYVVDGIVWSGEYNDINPNDVESISVLKDAASCALYGAKGANGVVLITTKKAKNAGNVEVTAKIRQGIYQRALPEYRRLGYNRWNEAMLQAISNGKVTSAPDKYTYESAMEETIGNFFSEAGVLNLYGTGTDGSVTDGGEKVFDENGNVILNPLSCYNDTDWWDAISRNGHRQEYNISASGATEKFSAYASLGYVKEKGYLLKTDFERWNARLNTEFRPTKYLKVGVGLTASEIESNQPQFDSDNLSSTSNAMSYQGLAPGLPYYAHDWATGEVLRDENGNPIWNTMDGYSAFTSNKAYILRANSEDYERISVDGNAFATIYLPYNFEVTVRGTMNRYRQEDTSYNSPLIGSAQGFGRLTKYFYKRETTNLQQYITWSHDYGAHHIDAMLNHESYSRYYTYSYVKNKNQLFPDNYYLTNFTENEGTGAHAYRYRTETFMGRARYNWNNQYFLEASISRDASSKFSKDNRWGTFWSVGASWIISKEKFLKDVEWISNLKLRAAYGTAGNDYTSNYYPTYDLWSKYSHTLDGNPSVFPSTLGNKNIRWESTKTLDLALEGYFFNSRLNASVGFFSRVNADLLFNVPQTPSNGTDGEGSSMSQWQNIGNMRNNGWEIMVSGEIIRSKDFTWSAHADATFIRNKITKLPAGNLWNSPRALVEGKSRYEYYTYKWAGVDMLTGQSLYEINQDSHQFETDLDENGKSTGVWRFDQSKWDSNLENAKAGDALVKIGDRYYTTSTSFASKHFRGTSLPTVYGSFGTNLNWKGLSLSALFTYRLGGKTLNTVYSGMLSPSAGKSLHEDAISNTWQPEMATGIGENDANRINRGIRPQINTINANNNNATSDRFLVSSSYLAFKNLNITYDIPRKWVAPLSLRGLSAGLSIDNVKLFTKMQGMNPTYNNSGGQGDYFVPSRVYSFEITARF; encoded by the coding sequence ATCGGGGGGATAAAATCCTTCGCCCGACCTCTGCTCCTTATTGTCTGCGCACTTTGGGCAATCAGCGCACTGGCGCAGACCCGTAACATAACGGGTACTGTAACCGACGATTCCGGCGATCCAATGCCGGGAGTGTCTGTGCTCATCAAAGGCACATCAACCGGCATGGCAACTGACATCGACGGAAAATACTCGATCAAGGCTTCGAAAGGTTCCGTCATCGAGTTCTCCTACATCGGCTACATAACTCAGAGCATCACCGTAGGCGAACGCTCCGTAATCAACATCACAATGAAGGAAGACATCAAGGCTCTTGACGAAGTCGTCGTAGTCGCCTATGGTACTGCTTCCAAGGAATCACTCACCGGCTCGGTTGCCGTCATAAGCGACAAAGACATCCAGCGTCGTCCCGTCACCTCCGTGACCTCAGCTCTCGAAGGTATGGCACCCGGTGTACAAGTCAATGGTTCAACCGGCACACCCGGTTCATCACCTTCAATACTCATACGTGGCATCAACTCAATCAACGGTACTACTTCTCCACTCTACGTAGTCGACGGTATCGTGTGGAGCGGTGAGTACAACGATATCAACCCAAACGATGTCGAAAGCATCTCGGTGCTTAAGGACGCGGCCTCCTGCGCGCTCTACGGAGCAAAGGGTGCCAACGGTGTTGTCCTCATCACCACCAAGAAAGCCAAAAACGCCGGTAACGTCGAAGTGACAGCAAAAATCCGTCAGGGTATATATCAGCGTGCACTTCCCGAATATCGTCGTCTCGGCTACAACCGCTGGAACGAGGCTATGCTACAGGCCATCTCAAACGGCAAGGTTACTTCAGCCCCTGATAAATACACCTACGAGTCAGCCATGGAGGAAACCATCGGCAACTTCTTCTCTGAAGCCGGTGTGCTCAATCTTTACGGCACTGGAACTGACGGAAGCGTGACCGACGGTGGCGAGAAAGTCTTTGACGAAAATGGAAATGTCATTCTCAACCCCCTCTCCTGCTATAACGACACCGACTGGTGGGATGCCATATCACGCAACGGCCACCGTCAGGAATATAACATCAGTGCATCCGGAGCCACCGAAAAGTTTAGTGCTTACGCCTCACTCGGCTATGTCAAGGAAAAAGGTTACCTCCTAAAGACCGACTTCGAGCGCTGGAACGCCCGCCTCAACACTGAGTTCCGTCCCACAAAATATCTCAAAGTAGGTGTAGGTCTCACAGCTTCTGAAATTGAATCGAACCAGCCCCAGTTTGACTCCGACAATCTTTCGTCAACTTCAAACGCCATGTCATACCAAGGACTCGCACCCGGTCTCCCATACTATGCCCATGACTGGGCTACCGGCGAAGTGCTCCGCGATGAAAACGGCAATCCTATCTGGAACACAATGGACGGCTATTCAGCTTTCACCAGCAACAAGGCTTATATCCTCCGCGCCAACTCCGAGGACTACGAACGTATCTCGGTTGACGGAAACGCTTTCGCTACTATCTACCTTCCTTATAACTTCGAGGTAACCGTGCGTGGCACCATGAACCGTTACCGTCAGGAAGACACAAGCTATAACAGCCCTCTTATCGGCTCGGCACAGGGTTTCGGACGTCTTACCAAATACTTCTACAAGCGTGAGACCACCAACCTCCAGCAGTACATCACATGGTCACACGACTATGGCGCACACCACATCGACGCCATGCTCAACCATGAAAGCTACAGCCGCTACTACACCTATAGCTATGTCAAGAACAAAAACCAGCTTTTCCCCGACAACTACTATCTGACAAACTTCACCGAGAACGAAGGAACCGGTGCTCACGCCTACCGCTACCGCACCGAGACATTCATGGGCCGTGCGCGCTACAACTGGAACAACCAGTACTTCTTAGAGGCAAGCATATCTCGCGACGCATCAAGCAAGTTCTCAAAGGACAACCGTTGGGGCACATTCTGGAGCGTAGGCGCAAGCTGGATCATCAGCAAGGAGAAATTCCTTAAGGACGTTGAATGGATCAGCAATCTCAAGCTCCGTGCAGCCTATGGTACTGCCGGTAACGACTACACCAGCAACTACTACCCGACCTACGACCTGTGGTCAAAATACAGCCATACACTCGACGGAAATCCTTCGGTATTCCCCTCCACACTTGGCAACAAGAACATCCGCTGGGAGTCGACCAAGACTCTTGACCTCGCCCTCGAAGGCTATTTCTTCAACAGCCGTCTCAACGCTTCTGTCGGTTTCTTCTCACGCGTGAACGCCGATCTTCTCTTCAATGTTCCCCAAACTCCGTCAAACGGCACCGACGGCGAAGGTTCTTCAATGTCACAGTGGCAGAACATCGGCAACATGAGAAACAACGGATGGGAAATCATGGTCAGCGGAGAAATCATACGCTCCAAGGATTTCACATGGTCAGCTCATGCCGACGCAACATTCATCAGAAACAAAATCACCAAACTCCCCGCAGGCAACCTCTGGAACTCACCCCGTGCACTCGTCGAAGGCAAGAGCCGCTATGAATATTATACTTACAAATGGGCAGGCGTCGACATGCTGACAGGACAGTCTCTCTATGAAATCAATCAGGATTCACATCAGTTCGAGACTGACTTAGACGAAAATGGGAAAAGCACAGGCGTATGGAGATTCGATCAGAGCAAATGGGACTCAAACCTTGAAAATGCAAAAGCCGGTGACGCTTTAGTCAAGATAGGCGACAGATACTACACAACCAGCACCTCGTTCGCATCCAAGCATTTCCGTGGCACTTCGCTCCCGACTGTCTACGGTTCATTCGGCACCAACCTCAACTGGAAAGGTCTCTCTCTCAGCGCCCTCTTCACCTATCGCCTCGGTGGCAAGACTCTCAATACAGTCTACAGCGGCATGCTCAGCCCCAGCGCCGGCAAATCGCTCCATGAAGATGCAATCAGCAATACATGGCAGCCGGAGATGGCTACCGGCATCGGAGAAAACGACGCAAACCGCATCAACCGTGGTATCCGTCCGCAGATCAACACCATCAATGCCAACAACAACAACGCGACCAGCGACCGCTTCCTCGTCTCAAGCAGCTATCTCGCGTTCAAGAACCTCAACATCACCTACGACATTCCACGCAAGTGGGTGGCACCGCTCAGCCTCCGTGGTCTCAGCGCAGGTCTCTCTATCGACAACGTGAAGCTCTTCACCAAAATGCAAGGCATGAACCCCACTTACAACAACAGTGGTGGTCAGGGCGACTACTTCGTTCCATCACGCGTATATTCTTTCGAGATTACAGCTCGTTTCTAA
- a CDS encoding histidine-type phosphatase, whose translation MLYRLIVGSLLIMWQLLSPPTADSKNYEGKADKYQAGSQYLAYPRPAYGIPELTKAPKGYVPFHMEHYGRHGSRWLLKDAAYDLPVETLEKAAAYGKLTPRGQQLLQQLREIRTASKGRVGELTPLGHRQHREIARRMTENFPEIFVPGTHVDAKSTVVIRCILSMANEIAELQKICPELIVTCDASRTTQKILAYNSTDTVAKKLARKADHFADEYAAKRADHSAFISKVFNDPKFVADSLDEKKLFEDVFDITVNAQSHDDQPDLYDLFTDEELQNEWLSHNASWYITAGNTSLTGNRVPYNQRVLLRNFIESADTAMVSPRLSANLRFGHESIVLPLTILMELNDSAVDLTDLETLASQWRNYDIFPMGSNIQMIFYRPEKKPKYTPDEILVKVMLNEDEVTLPVKPVSGPYYKWKDLRDYYMSKLDGFSTKFKE comes from the coding sequence ATGCTGTATCGTTTAATTGTCGGAAGCCTGCTTATAATGTGGCAGTTATTGTCGCCACCTACTGCAGATTCCAAAAATTATGAAGGAAAAGCGGATAAGTACCAGGCAGGAAGCCAGTATCTGGCATATCCTCGTCCGGCATACGGTATTCCTGAACTGACCAAGGCCCCCAAAGGCTACGTACCGTTCCACATGGAACACTATGGCCGTCATGGAAGCCGATGGCTTCTCAAGGATGCAGCCTACGATCTCCCGGTTGAAACCCTCGAAAAAGCAGCCGCATATGGAAAGCTGACTCCACGCGGTCAACAGCTACTGCAACAGCTCAGGGAAATCCGGACAGCTTCAAAGGGACGTGTAGGCGAACTTACCCCACTCGGTCATCGCCAGCATCGTGAAATAGCGCGACGGATGACTGAAAACTTTCCCGAAATCTTCGTGCCCGGCACACATGTCGACGCTAAATCAACAGTCGTCATCCGCTGTATCCTGTCAATGGCAAACGAAATCGCGGAACTACAGAAAATATGCCCTGAACTCATTGTCACCTGCGACGCATCACGGACAACTCAGAAAATCCTCGCATACAACAGCACTGACACCGTAGCAAAGAAACTTGCCCGGAAAGCCGACCACTTTGCAGATGAATACGCTGCAAAACGAGCCGATCACTCGGCATTCATCTCAAAGGTGTTCAACGACCCGAAATTCGTGGCCGACAGCCTTGACGAGAAAAAACTGTTTGAGGACGTTTTCGACATAACAGTCAATGCGCAGAGCCATGATGACCAACCCGACCTATATGACCTCTTCACTGACGAGGAACTACAGAATGAATGGCTATCCCACAACGCATCGTGGTACATCACCGCCGGCAACACATCGCTAACCGGCAACCGTGTTCCCTACAATCAGCGTGTACTCCTGCGCAACTTCATCGAATCGGCCGACACCGCTATGGTCTCACCCCGGCTGAGCGCCAACCTCCGCTTCGGACACGAGTCAATCGTACTCCCCCTTACAATCCTGATGGAACTCAACGACAGCGCAGTCGACCTCACCGACCTTGAGACACTTGCATCGCAATGGCGCAACTACGACATCTTCCCTATGGGTAGCAATATCCAGATGATATTCTACCGTCCGGAAAAGAAACCTAAATACACTCCCGACGAAATCCTCGTCAAAGTCATGCTCAACGAGGATGAAGTCACCCTCCCGGTCAAGCCGGTCAGCGGCCCATATTATAAATGGAAAGACCTGCGCGACTACTACATGTCGAAGCTCGACGGATTCTCAACCAAATTCAAGGAATAA